The sequence below is a genomic window from Lycium ferocissimum isolate CSIRO_LF1 chromosome 9, AGI_CSIRO_Lferr_CH_V1, whole genome shotgun sequence.
taagaaaatatatgtaaaataaaGAAGTctaaatatgttaattaatgtGTTCATGTGTTTGTACCTATATGTATGAAGTCTAAATATGTAATTTAATGTGTGTATATTTGTACCTATATGTATGACAATGCTTTTGTGAATGTTAATGGTGACTATTGTATAATTACTCCGTAATTAAGTTTTGTGCATTGATTTTTTCCAGCTTTGCGTTATTAGGTTAAGTATATATGTACCCCGTTTCACTTTCAAATGAATCCCATACAAATATATAATGGAACGGATGGAGCCATTAGGTAGCTCTTCATATAaggagtatatatttttatatataaaaggagtaTGGAGTATTAGGCTCTTCAGGTATACGGAGTACGTAAAATTAATTTACGGTATCAGTGTAAGCGATTTAAAATGATCTTGTAGTGCAGTATACTGTAATtgtcttaaattattttttgttaccTGGTTGACAATGTTGTCGGCGTTTGAAGATTGAACTAAATTGGTAGCATATGCAGTGGTGaatggtgatatatatatattgtatttgtTTAGAGCTGTTGGTTACAAATGTTTCCATTTTGTGAATGGGATTATTGGGCTAGTTTTATCTCATAAAGAGAGAACAGGCCCAAAAGCTTGATTCATATAGGCCAGCCCAAACTAATATTTGCTCATTCGACTCTTGATCATTCCAGAAGATGACAGAAAACTCATGTAATATCCCGCACCTTCGTGCTATTCTTCAACTTTAATTATAACATCAAACCATCTCCTAAGACAAACTAGAAATCTCTAGCAACATTCTCGAATCATGGTATCCACTGTCAACctgtatataaaaatataaacacCACAACCCCTTGTCTCCAACAAGCAAATTTTGCCATAAAAGCCTTTAATCAAACAATAGCCTTCAAATAACTCGAGCAATCACCATGGATTTTACCAACTTCGGTTTTGACTCTAGgcttctctccactcttcaagACATGCTAGACTTTCCCGACGATCACGAGAAGCCAACACAGAACAATCCAACAAGAGCCTATGTTCGTGACACAAAGGCCATGGCAGCCACACCAGCAGACGTGAAAGAGTATCCCAACTCCTATGTTTTCATTGTTGACATGCCGGGCATCAAAGCAACTGAAATAAAGGTCCAACTGGAAAATGACAATGTTTTAGTGGTGAGCGGAGAGAGGAAGAGGGACAAGGAGAAGGACGAGAAAGAAGGAGTGAAGTACTTGAGAATGGAGAGAAGAGTTGGTAAGTTTATGAGGAAGTTTGTTTTGCCTGACAATGCAAATATGGATGCAATATCTGCGGTTTGTAAAGATGGAGTGCTTCAAGTTACTGTTGAGAAATTGCCACCGCCTGAGCCTAAGAGACCAAAGACCATTCAAGTCAAGCTTGCCTGAAGGGCAAAACTATACACGTACAGTTATGTTTGGTTGACTTTGGAAAAGTTTGAAATTCTGTTTTGTGGTGCTTATATGATGTATTTTGGATTGGTTTGTGCCGTGTGTAAGACCTTTTGGTCTATAAACCGttaaatcatcaataaatttCTTTGAGTTTACTGGAACTTGTGCATCTAACAGGGACAGATGTCACTAACATGTAAAAGGAACAATTCTTTGGTAAATTGGACTTTCTTTGAATTTACTGGAACTCGTGCATTTAACAGGGACAGATGTCACTAACATGCAAAGGGAACAATTCTTTGGTAAATTCGTGGACTTTTTCAatgtttttgttgtttaaaTTTAAGACCCAGAACAAAATTTTGCTTATACCAACTGAAGAGTTCTGTGCTCGTCGCTTTATCTTACAAAGTCAATATATATTGGTGTGGTCATAAGAATTTCAAATGCTAAAGTTCGGGAATCATCATGGTCCCTTCCTATCTTTCGTTTAAGGTGTTGAAACACCAATTAAAATCATCCAGTAACATTATTGGAAGGGTGATTTAATTAAATTACATTTATCGCTTCCAAGACTTAGCAAAGGTAATAccaaaacataattaattccttttttattttctaattgAGTGACAAAACTTTCAACagattaatcttctttttgtCAAAGTGACAAAGAATGACCATTTTTCATTTAATAATTattcaacacaacatatatttgaaaaaaataaataaattttggaATTACGTAAAAGGTGCATCTTTGTTATTGAAAGGTAAATGATCACTTTGTTAAGTTTATTAACTCCATTAGGACGTAAATCTCTAATTAAGATATGCATGTATCCTGTCCGAATAATTATTTAGCGGTCCCAAGTTTAAGAGGCTCCTTTCCATTTCttcattttccaaaatttaaatttaaatttgtgaCACTTATCGTAATTAAATGTTTAAGATCAAGATTTACTTACTTCTCTTAACAATTTTATCTGTCTAAAACGGTAGATTTACCTAGAAGCGGACTAGTAGCCTTAAAAAACACGTGAATACAATTATAAAAGTTTGTCCAAATGACGTATTTATATTAAAGTTTTTACTAAATAATTATGAATATTTAATTGTGGATCCATTCACTATTATACTAATCGCGAATATGCTTGTTATACAAATATCATGACCCAACTTTTTCCTAAGACATGataatgtaacgacccgattGGTCGTTATAGCGTTAATGACCCTTTTACCCCAGTTGACCTTTCCCAATGACTTGATAGtgtgttcggttcggttcccaatgtaATTGGaagtgttgacacccaattttggccctcctttttatttaattaatttcactatgcttctCAGTCAGGAAAATTCCCCGAAAAtgagtttggaatattttcGCTAATTATTGCACTATTTTTCGAGATATATTTCGCTAAAATTAAGAACATTCTTATTGTCTCTTAAAAATGACCaaacatcatattttataattgaaagggactaaacattttttttatataattaaaatcattcgaaaaaataataataataatggtaatGTTGATATTCGTATATCAATGTTGGCATtggcatttttcctttaatcttactttttaccataattaatcatcttttactctatttttaaactaaatgcgtatattaaattacttgtgTCATAATAGGTATACATTTTGTGGGAACTAATTAGGACaaagaagcatattttaattaCTTGATTGAAATAGAGGGGGATTAGAAATTAATTCATCTACCTAAAATTTGGGCCAAATTCTACTCGTACTTTCACAAAATCTGTGGCCCAACACTCAACCGGCCCAGCCCAACTCCCCGCTAACCCGCCCCAGCCCactacccgacccggcccaagaCCTAAAAGTCAGCCTAACCAAACAAAATCCCTAACTCCCTTTTCATCCCAACCAAACGATCCCCAACTCCCTTTCCCCTTCAACCAACAGCGCAAACCCCGACGCCGCCATCCCACCCCGTCGCGTCACTTCCATCACCTCGTCACCACCACCACGACCATCAGACTGCCAAAACCACCTTCCCTCTCTCTTGAATCGAAAAAGGGTAGCGAAATCTGTGGGTTTAGAACTTTTCATCGCCTCCACTGCTACCACATCTTTTGATTGACGCGGTGGCAGAAGGAACCAGTTAGGGGTCGTATCAACCTCTGTGGGGGAGAGGTGTAGTGAACCGTCGGTTCCAACTCCGACCCGATGGGTAATGGCGCCGACTGCTAAGACGCGTGGATCCACCAAATTCAGAGTCCCAAGGAACCTCTGGATTTGAAAGCATCTCTGAAAAGGTGATTCCCTTTCCCTTCCATTCACGATCCTTTTTCCGTTGAATTTGATTTCAAACGATTTCCCCCGTTCTCTTTCGTGATTTTACCATATTGAATCTGagttcccttctttttttttggctataaATACAACCCCTCTATGGGCTGttaaaaaacaagtcaaaacaattaaaaaatctGACTATTTCATAAGTCTAGATAGTTGAAAAgcccctttcttttctttttcataagcCTTCGCAACCAGTAAAATTCGTAGTTTTTTttcattagaaaaaaaaaatctcgttTTAACTCATAAGTTTTTGGTTGCATAATTTGGTGGTTCTCGGCTGAAACGACGAACTTCTCAAGCGGATTCAGGGACTCGACGACGACGTTAGCCTCAGTTTGTTGTCACGAGGAAGGTAATCTTCTCGTCCTTTAGCATTTTATTTCATAGTTTTATATGCCTCTCTATTGAAGTTCATTATTAGTTTAGGTGTAGTTATTTCGTGATAATTATGTTAGTATGGTAGTTCAGTAATTCTCCtttctatttttgtttgttttcagtTCTTATGATTGATATTTGATCAGAATTCGATCCTTATTGTGAAATGGATGTCTAGTTGCCTTCAGTTGCGTATGAAAGCATGAGTAGTCTTTTCGTGTTAAATGCTAAACATTtgccttttttctcttttctactAAGTTCAAAATGTAGCAGCAGATTAAAGAAAACTTTGTGTaaggttaaaataattttgttttcttctttctttatgCTTCAAGTATTTACAAGCATGTTCATTTCAGTATGTAGTTATCATTATCAGTATAGTATGATGTGAATTAACATACTATAAGATGGTTCGTAAATATTTGAAATAGGTTCTGTTTGGTTTAGAGGAAAAATAGGTTCAAAACTTATATGTTAATCACTTTAGTTTAAGACTGGATGAGGTCCATTATTCACCCTTTTTTGTGGTTTTAAATGTTCATTCTTGGTTTAAGGAAAAGCTGAATGGTTCCCTAACCTGTGGCAATCTTTTCGTAACTAAGTGTGAAGCCTCAGTTCATTTCTGCCAATGAGTCTAAAGCTGGTTTATTTGGTACCATGTTAACTGGAAAGGGTGTTCAATGAGGCAAAGGGTGTCCATAGGAACTCTTAGTAAGGATCTGCTATTGTTCTATTTTGTGCTAGTTAAAGGGAGAAGTAGCATTAACTTGttatgtccttttgtttgttttttcagCATCTTTCCAAACTCTGTGTAGAACCATAATACTCCTCACCCTTTAATTTAGTTCATAATGATACTTTAAGAGAGCTTTTGGTTGCTGGTTGTGGTCATAAATCTGGTAACTGACTAAGTGTGGATATGATTATTGTAAGTTATGTCCAAAGAGCTCAGTCCACTCCTTGTTAGTCTTTTGTTTTGACAAGTTAACTCATGAACTATGTGGTTATATGACAAAAGGTTTGATTAGTTATGATTAAATCCAGGAACAAGGTTTGGGGGTTgtaccataagaaatcaaaacttCTTTGTGCAATTGAGTCTTTTGTGTGTTAAGTTTTACACCAAAATTGGTCTAATTCCTGCTTTTTATTAAGTATCTAAAGCACTGGTCCTATAACTGTTTAATAAGCCAAATGATTGCTCTTATTCTAAAATATTGAAGGGCTAATCAAGTAATAACTAGGTTTCAACTTGATTGAGTTTTTAAAGGGATTTCCTGTGAATGTTTTTGCTACTGGCTAACTCAGTTTTCTTTGAGTTCAACAGTGTTTCTTTTCAGGCTCCTTTTCTTGACTTGTTTTAAGAAAACTAAATGAtggttgatttggttgttgaagGTTTTCATTCTTTGTTTAAGGTTTGGTTTCTCCTAAAAGTTTTGGGGCTGATCAGTTTAGGGCACAGCTGTTCCTCTTTTGTGGTCGGATAATTTAAAATGAAGTTCCAACTCTTTTGATGTTGCTTTTCCTTAATGTGATTTGGCATTCCCCTGCTTTGAATGAAAACTCATTTTCACGACTTTCATATGTAATGCTGCCCCTCCTGTGTTTTGCATGAAATCAGTCCAGTgttctctttcttttatatgttataaagatCCGAAATGTGCCATTAAGGTTAACCTGTATAGCCATCATTTGAAAGATAGAAGACAAATTGGAGAAATGAAATGTCTGAATCGGCAGGGAATAATGTGTGATTAATAGTTGAGCCACAGTCTCAATCATAGGCTGCCTCTAAGTGTTTGTTTGAGCCCCCTTGAGAATAGGTTAATATGAATGTGGAATAGTTAGTTTGTTTGTAAGGCTAAATTAGTTTTAAGGAGTTCTTTACCCAAGTTTACTACAAGGCATGTTTGTGTTCCTCAAAGGTTTATTGATGTCATAAAAAATAGAGAAATCTGAGTCTGCACAACTGAtcctttcttttgatttttccaacACAGTCTCTTTTGATATCAAGGCAAGGGAATGTGTTCAAGAGTATATTTGATAAATGTTGTACTGTAGTTGATTATGTTTTGATCTAAATGAGTTAAATACTATTCCAGTTCACTTTTCAGTTCCTATGTATAAACATGACAGTCAGCTCTAGAAAAAATGAGTATTAATTTGCTCCAGTCCTAAAGGGAAATTTCCCTAGAATCTGATTCCTATCAATTTAATAACCTCAGATAAAATTAGGATCTGGCCATGAAATGCCTATGCAATGTGATGTTGTGATTCTTCTGTATATGTTGAGCTCTTAgcaataaaaaaatgaatttagttTGGCCACCTGCTTAATCAACTTAAGTGTACAATAAGTTCTCTTGCTAAGAATCTTCAGTTCTTTCGCCAACTGAGATTCTGATTCTGCCATTCTTCTTTCAAGCTGATTCAGTGTCTGATTCATATTATGCTTTCTTCATATCCAAATTTCTTGTAAAACTTGTTTGTAATGAACTGAACATGGAATAATTTACTCCCTCAGTTTCTTCTATCTGATAAACTAGGCTAGAAGTTTCTAAAAGATGGTTTCATGTTGGAAAGGTTGTTTAGTAGTGATCAGCCTTGTGTTTACCATTAGTATGTGACACTGTTCCATTTGGTATTTAGTGTAGTCTTCACTTTGTTTGATTGGTGCTCTGTTGTGATTTCTGGGTTTCTCAGCTCATGTGTGTGCTACTTCCTATGCCTTACAGTTTCTAGTTTCTATTGAGTATGAATGAATGAGTATGACCCCTTTCTGTTCTTTAATATAGAGATTGTTTGGTCAAGAGTAAAAGAAATGAATATGAAACTAAGTCTAACTAAGAAAACTGGGAAATGGTTTGGATCTAAACCTTGTGTGACCATATCTCCCTCAACTTTCAGGTTCATATTAAGTCATGCTCTGAGTTTCCTGTCTATTCCCTCCTCTAGTTAGTTGTTTATGTATTTGGCTAAATAGTTAAAAGGAATTATCCTCTTCCTCTCAATCTTTCATTTTTCCTAGTTTCTGTGCTACATTTACTTTGGCACTTTATCTTATTTCTAGGGCTTTTAAAATTGTTGCTCATGTTGATTAGTAGCTTTTATTCATTccagaatttgttttatatccAAAATCTTTCTTTGTGTCTGCCTACCTTTAAGTTGTTCTTGTACTTTGGATGCCTAATTTTCAGTTGTTTTCTCTAGGAGTTTACATGTCTACTTCTCCAAACAAGGCAGTTTTGAATACTAGCTCATGAATCTTAGCAAAAAGTGACTTCAAACTCCCTTTCCACTCATTTTTTGTTCCTTAAGTAGTTAATCTTTTCTTTGTGGGTGAAGTGTCCAGCAATATGACCTTTATTGCCTCTAAAGTGCTACTtaacttctttcttttcctatcCACCCGTGTCAAAAACTGAAAGGAAAAGGCTCTAATATTAAAAGAACCAGGATCTGCAATCTTTGGGATATTAGAGGAGAACCTAAGATTCTGGAAAGAGAGTATACCTTGTGGAAGTGCAATATGTCCTTGTCTATCTTTAATGATGTTGGAAAACATGTACTGTTAATCCAAAATCTGATCCTGTCCTCTTTGTCCAAACAAAGGTCTTACTTATTAAAGTTTCATTGCTGTTACAATTCAGTTCTGTTGAAAGAAAGCACAGTAGCCTTTAATAGTTCCTTGGTTTATCCCTAAATAAGATTAGCCATTTATGGCCTGGATCTTGTTTTTTAGCCAATACTAAAGAGGAAAATAGAGTGTTTAAGGGGGTGAGTTTAGTCACTGTTTGGAATTAATATTGGTTTTGCCTGAAGTAAACTCATATGAATACAATAGTAGTAATAAATGTTCCTGCTTGAGAAGGGCTTGAATGTAGGATATTTTTGCTGCTCGTTTTGTTATAATGAAGTCACGTAGGGAGGAAGGATTAAGCACGCTTAAACAGTAGCATACCTGTTGAGTAGGAACTAACAATTGTATAAACTCCATGTCTTGTTCATTGTGTTTCCTTTATTGAGATTGCTCCTaactcctttctttttctttattgcaTGAACACACTTGGGAGAATGTTGGAGTTATGGCAACTCCGATTTCAGCCCAGACCAAAAAGCAGTAGCGGCAATGTCGTTCTCGTGTATAGCCGTCCTTTATTCTCGTGTCGAAAGAGTCCACGTCCCTCTTCctctcttaaatttttttatatcttttgtatTATTATACGTTATTTGCACCCTCTGACTAACATTTTTTTGGGGTTTGTATTCGtagaattttatttcttgtttgttGTGAACTCATGAACGCCCGAGCATTGTCGATTGGTCACTTTCTTTAGATATAAATCTTGGTTTCCCTTTAACTTTGCGTATTTCACAGGTTATAAACATTTTTAGCTAATAGAGAAGGCTgcgtttttattttattttttattttctcttttcttttctttttttaagttaattaaCATCCCCCTTTTTTAAATCCCTTTTAACAAAACGAGTGATTTAAATAAGGGTTTAAAAGGGACAAGATGCGTATTTTATGGGTAATCATTTTCTATTTCATGCTAGTATATTGAACAGGTTAGGCTCATTAAGTTTGAATGAGAAATTATATTAGGGCGAAAGTATGGCTCAAAGCTATTTTTTACGAGAGATACAAGTACATACTctatttttcatatacatatgtatacaatCTTACTCTTTTATTAAATCATCCAATCATCGTTACACTATGTGTGTACCTATATCTATCACGATACTTATATATACtattatatttttcatggaTATTTCTAAAAGTATACCTATTTATACTATTTTACATATGATAGACATGTtccatgtatatattattttcttataaataatAGATACTTTTATACCCTACGCTatatattttatccttaaatACAATAACCGTATTTACACccaaatcttcaaaaaaaaaaaaaaaaaaaaacaatacacATGTGCTTTTTTGTAAATAATACACATCCCTAGTGCATAGAATTTTACAACTCGTATTAATTACTTCCCTTCACAATGAGTATGCCTACATACTATATTTTTAacacatatattattttatctccATTAATTCCCTTGGTTATCTTTACGTTATAGGCATCTATATGGTACTATCATGTCTTCAATAACTATTTTTAGTTGCCCATGATATACATATCGCATGTATACgttattttccttaaaaaataaataaataaataaataaatatatatatatatatatatatatatatatatatatatatatatatatatatatatatatataataaaaaatatatagatcTTCTTCGTATTATACATATCTTGttcttatataaaaataattatcatacATATTTTCTCACGCACACATTAGCATTaactatttcctttataaatataCATTCGCTCGCACAGTTATAATTActttaaaaaccctttttttt
It includes:
- the LOC132029587 gene encoding 18.8 kDa class II heat shock protein-like codes for the protein MDFTNFGFDSRLLSTLQDMLDFPDDHEKPTQNNPTRAYVRDTKAMAATPADVKEYPNSYVFIVDMPGIKATEIKVQLENDNVLVVSGERKRDKEKDEKEGVKYLRMERRVGKFMRKFVLPDNANMDAISAVCKDGVLQVTVEKLPPPEPKRPKTIQVKLA